The following nucleotide sequence is from Streptomyces sp. NBC_00239.
ACAGCTTCATTCCGGAACCCTCCGGGCCGGGGCGGCCGGCGGCGAGCTGCTGGCGCAGGCGCTCGGCGGTGAGGCGGGCGACCTCGGCGTCCACCCACAGCTCCAGCAGCCGCTCGTGGAGTGCGTGGGTGCGCAGTTCGGGGCGCTCCCGCCAGAGGGCGGCGACCGGCGCGATCATGCCGCCCTCGCGGGGCAGCCGCATGCCGCCGATGGACACCCGCTCGTTCATCAGGGTGGTGCGGGCGACCTCCCAGCCCTGGCCGACGGCGCCGAGCCGGTGCGCGTCGGGGATCCGTACGCCGGTCAGGAAGACCTCGTTGAACTCGGCCTCGCCGGTGATCTGGCGCAGCGGGCGCACCTCGACGCCGGGGTCGGTCATGTCGCAGAGGAAGTACGTGATGCCCTGGTGTTTGGGCAGGGCGGGGTCGGTGCGGGCGACGAGGATGGCCCAGCGGGCGACGTGGGCGCTGGATGTCCACACCTTCTGGCCGTCGACGATCCAGTCTCCGGTGGCCTCCTCGCGCACCGCGCGGGTGCCGAGGGCGGCGAGGTCGGAGCCGGCGCCCGGTTCGCTGAACAACTGGCACCAGACCTCCTCCCCCACCCACAGCGGGCGCAGGAAGCGGCGCTTCTGTTCCTCGGTGCCGTACGCGAGGAGGGTCGGCGCGGCCATGCCGAGGCCGATGCCGATCCGGCGGGGGTCGTTGTCGGGGGCGCCGGCGGCCTCCAGCGCGGTGTCGACGACGGCCTGGAGGGCGCGGGGGGCGCCGAGGCCGCCGAGGCCTTCGGGGTAGTGCACCCAGGCGAGTCCGGCGTCGAAGCGGGCCCGCAGGAAGTCGGTGCGGCCGGTGTCGGCGGGCGGGTGCGCGGCGAGGAACTCCTCGGTGCGGCGGCGCAGTTCGGCGGGGGATGCGGAAGCGGCTGCGGCCGTCGCGTCGGGGCCGTGGCTTCCGGCGGCGGGGCCGGTCGGGCGGGCGCTCATCGGGCGGCGCCCGCCGGGACGACGACCAGGCGGCCGGTGGTGGCGCCGTCGGCGAGGCGCTGGACGGCGTCGGCCGCGCCGTCGAGGGGGACGCGTTCGCTGACCAGGGGGCGGATGGCGCCCGCGGCGGCGAGGCGGGTGAGTTCCTCGTGGCAGGCGCGGATCGCGGCCGGGTCGTGGGTCGCGTACAGGCCCCAGTGCAGGCCGACGATGGAGTAGTTCTTGACGAGGGCGTGGTTGAGGGCCGGTGCGGGTACGGTGCCGCCCGCGAAGCCGACGACCAGGATGCGGCCCTCGAAGGCGACGCACTTGGCGGAGGCCGCGTACGCGTCGCCGCCGACGGGGTCGTAGACCACGTCGGCGCCGCGACCTCCGGTGAACTCCTTGACGCGGGCGACGACGTCCTCGCTCGTGCGGTCCACGACCAGGTCGCAGCCGAGCTCCTCGGCGACGCGCGCCTTGTCCTTGCCGCCGGTGACGCCGATGACGGTGGCTCCGGCGGCCTTGCCGAGCTGGACGGCGGCGCTGCCGACGCCCCCCGCGGCGGCGTGCACGAGGAGGGTCTCGCCGGCCTGCAGCCGGGCCCGCCGGTGCAGTCCGAACCAGCCGGTCTGGTAGCCGATGTGCAGGGCGGCGGCAGCGGCGTCGTCGAGCGGGTCGGGTGCGGGCAGCAGGGCGGCCGCGTCGGCGACGGCGTACTCGGCGAAGCCGCCGTGCGGCAGGCGGGGGTTGGCGATCACGCGGCGGCCGTCCTCGGTCTCGCCGCAGATCTCCACGCCGGGGGTGAAGGGCAGGGGCGGCCGGATCTGGTACTGGCCGCGGCACATGAGGACGTCGGGGAAGTTGATGTTGGCGGCGAGGACCTTGAGGAGGACCTCGCCGGCGCCGGGTTCCGGTGCGGCGACCGTTTCGAGGCGCATCGCCGTGCCGGGTTCGCCGTGGGTGTGTACTCGCCAAGCCTGCATCCGGGGCCTCCAGCCGCCGTCGAGGGACCGTACCAGGGCGCATACTAAGCGGTCGCTTGGCCATGGCGGAACACGTCCTGCGGGACCGCCCAAGAGGGGGGGCATATTCCGGCCCCTTTCGATCGAACGGCAGGCAATATGTTCGACGCACCTGTTGTGAATCATGGGGGGAACACGCGTGAAGAAGAGCATGTCCGTAGCCGCAGCCGCCGCCGTACTGGCCGGGATCGTCACGGCCGCCGCCCCGGCCGGTGCGGCCGGGGCCCCCGCCGGCACCGCTGCCGCCTGCACCCCGTCGCTGAAGGCACTGGGCACGGTGGCGTCCAAGGAGCCGTCCGCCCACGACAACGACTCCGTACTGGCGCTCGGCGCACCGAAGTTCGCGGCGGGCCGCTCGGCGAACCTGCCCGTCTACTGGACCGGCACCACCGTCCACAAGGTGCCGCTGCCGCACCCCGCGGACACCGGCGCGGTCCTGGCCGTGAACACCAAGAACCTGATGGTCGGCCAGTTCCGGTCCGGGGTCGACGCGAAGGTCCGGGGCTTCAGCTACAAGGCCGGCGACCCGGCCGTGAAGGTCCTGCCCGAGATGTACTGGCAGCGCGACGCCATCGACGTCAACGACGCCGGCACCATCGTGATGACGGGGGCCGACGGCGTCGGCTTCGTCTGGAAGAACGGCAAGGAGGCCCGCCGGCTGGCCCTGCCCGCGGACACCGGTCCCGACACCCGCCTCGTGACGACCGTCGCCCTCAACAAGCGCGGCGACATCGTCGGCGTGGCCGAGCAGGACCACGAGGTGCCGGAGACCGGCCAGCGCATCTGGCGGACGTACCCGGTGCTGTGGCCCGCCGGCGGCAAGCCCGCGAAGGCGCTGCCGGACAGCGCCGGTGGCCACTACTGGACCCAGGAGGTCCAGGACATCGACAACAGCGGCCGCGTCGTCGGCTACGACTGGCACGGCCCCTGGCACGAGTACCGGCCGTCCTACCAGGCGGACCAGTCCAAGCCGGGCATCGACCCGGGCCGGCTCGGCGCCTTCCCCTACGGCACGTTCGAGGCGATCAGCCCGACCACCAACGTCAGCGTCGGCACGGCCAAGTACCACCCGGAGGTGACCGTCCTGCCGGACCAGGCCCAGTACTGGCCGGGCTTCGGCCCGGTGCTGGGGCTCCCGCGGCTGTCCCCGAACGGCGCTTCCGCGGCCGAGGCCGTCTCCGACAGCGACCGGGTCGGCGGGTCCGCGGTGAACGCCAAGGGCGTCCGCAAGCCGGTCGTGTGGACCTGCGCGAGCCGCCAGGCGTCCCTCCCGCAGTGACCGGCGGGGGCGCCGCGGGCATGGCGATCTGAAGCGCCGCACGCTATCGATGCCCCCATGGACGAGCAGACCGAAACAGGCGCCCCGACCCGGCCCGCCCTGCCCGGGCTGGCCGCGCCGCCGCCGCTCGGGACCAGCGCCCTGCCCCCCGGCACGTACGCGGGGCAGGTGGTGCTGGTCACCGGCGGCGGCACCGGCCTCGGCAAGGCCATCGCCGCCGAGTTCGCCCGGCTCGGCGCCCATCTGGTGCTGGCCGGGCGGACGGCCGAACGGCTGGCCGCCGCCCGCGAGGAACTCTCCGCGATCGAGGGCTGCGGCCGGGTGGCGGCCGCTGTCTGCGACATCCGCGACCCGGAGCGGATCGCGGAGGTCTTCGACGCCGCCGAGGCCGCCTGCGGGCTGCCGGACGTACTCGTCAACAACGCGGCCGCCAACTTCCCCTCCCCCGCGGAGGACTTGTCGCCCAACGCCTGGCGGGCCGTCGTCGACATCACCCTGACCGGCACCTGGTTCACCACCCGCGAGTTCGGCCGCCGGCACCTGGCCGCCGGCACCCCCGGCTCGATCGTCAGCATCGGCGCCTCCTACGCCTGGACCGGCGGGCCCGGCTTCGCCCACAGCGCGGCCGCCAAGGCCGGGGTGAAGAACCTGGTCGAGACCCTCGCCGTGGAATGGGGCCCGTACGG
It contains:
- a CDS encoding SDR family oxidoreductase, whose translation is MDEQTETGAPTRPALPGLAAPPPLGTSALPPGTYAGQVVLVTGGGTGLGKAIAAEFARLGAHLVLAGRTAERLAAAREELSAIEGCGRVAAAVCDIRDPERIAEVFDAAEAACGLPDVLVNNAAANFPSPAEDLSPNAWRAVVDITLTGTWFTTREFGRRHLAAGTPGSIVSIGASYAWTGGPGFAHSAAAKAGVKNLVETLAVEWGPYGIQVNGLVPGLFPHADMTGDIRAGLDRAGPDPAGSRQPALRVGLPRELGWAATFLASPYARFITGHTLVVDGANWQRRALVGPPTVPVREQLGRGPFTD
- a CDS encoding acyl-CoA dehydrogenase family protein, producing the protein MSARPTGPAAGSHGPDATAAAASASPAELRRRTEEFLAAHPPADTGRTDFLRARFDAGLAWVHYPEGLGGLGAPRALQAVVDTALEAAGAPDNDPRRIGIGLGMAAPTLLAYGTEEQKRRFLRPLWVGEEVWCQLFSEPGAGSDLAALGTRAVREEATGDWIVDGQKVWTSSAHVARWAILVARTDPALPKHQGITYFLCDMTDPGVEVRPLRQITGEAEFNEVFLTGVRIPDAHRLGAVGQGWEVARTTLMNERVSIGGMRLPREGGMIAPVAALWRERPELRTHALHERLLELWVDAEVARLTAERLRQQLAAGRPGPEGSGMKLSFARLNQEISGLEVELRGEEGLLYDDWTMRRPDLVDFTGRGAGYRYLRSKGNSIEGGTSEILLNIVAERVLGLPAEPRDDKDLPWKDLAR
- a CDS encoding NADPH:quinone oxidoreductase family protein; its protein translation is MQAWRVHTHGEPGTAMRLETVAAPEPGAGEVLLKVLAANINFPDVLMCRGQYQIRPPLPFTPGVEICGETEDGRRVIANPRLPHGGFAEYAVADAAALLPAPDPLDDAAAAALHIGYQTGWFGLHRRARLQAGETLLVHAAAGGVGSAAVQLGKAAGATVIGVTGGKDKARVAEELGCDLVVDRTSEDVVARVKEFTGGRGADVVYDPVGGDAYAASAKCVAFEGRILVVGFAGGTVPAPALNHALVKNYSIVGLHWGLYATHDPAAIRACHEELTRLAAAGAIRPLVSERVPLDGAADAVQRLADGATTGRLVVVPAGAAR